AGCGAAGCCTTCCAGGAGGAGCTAAAGCGCCACTGCAAGCCGGCGGTCGACGAGGAAACTTTCCAGAAGATGGTGCTTCGCATGTACGAGGACATCAAGCGCGATCGCCAGCGATTGGATGAaccgaatgcgaatgcgaatagCGCAGCGAatcctgctgcagctgccgctACAGCTGCCGCCGCTCCAGTGACGAGGAGCGAGGAGGCAGTGAAGCCGCCAACGCAGCCAGGTCAGCCCGCTGCCACACCCGCTGGCCAAGAGCCGGCGTCGGCGGTACCAGCGCCAGCAGCTCCGCCCAAGGAGACACCGCCGGCTGTGAAGCCCGCTACACTCAATCCCACACCGAGTTCAACGCCTACGCCGGCGCCAGCGGTGCACGTGCACGAAACTGCCAGCAAAACGGATCCCGAGCCCATGGACATTGAGCCACCGCCGAAGCCATCGGTTCCGCCGCCACCCATCAAGCCAGAGAAGCTGGAGATGGCCGCTGCCCTGCCTCCGCAGTCAACGCTAGTCGAGCCACCCAAAACGGAACCCGCCAAAGTGGTGGCCCAGCCCGGCAAGGTGCCCACACCGGTGCCGACACCCACACCGCCGCCTGAGGTGGCTCCAGCGGCCGGAGCAGCTACTGCAGCGACCacaacaacgacgacgacaCCAACGCCACCGCCGGTGCCACAACAGGTGCCACTGCCGCAGCAACAGGGCGGGCCAGCTCCACCGCCCGGCATGCCGCAGATGCATCCACATCCCGGCCATCCGCCACCCGGACATTCCTTGATGCCACCGCACATGGGGCCGCATCAGCCGCCGCCGGGAATGCCCGGTCTGCCGCCGCCACCTCCGCACACGGGTTATGCTAACTACGGCGGACCACCACATGGCCCGCCGCCTGGACCACCCGGTGGACCAGCACGACCCTATTACCAGCCCCAGTACGGCGGACATCCCACGCCACAGCCCTACTACGCACCGTTCTCGCCGTATCAGCAGTCCTATGGCCCGCCACCTGGCTCGCACTACATGTCACCGCgtccgccgccgccgcagcacAATGGCAATCCCGGGCATCCGTATGCGCCGGAGCATGGAAGCAATCCACCGccaccacagcagcagcaacaacaacaaccgccACCAGGACACCTGCACGAGCCGAGCGGTGGAGGACCCGGGGCCCCAGGCGGTGGAGCtggagcggcagcagcagcggcgccCGGAGCCGGAGTGTATCCCACGCCCGGGGCAGGAGCGGGACCAGGAGCACCACCTGGACCAGCTGGAGGAGCACCGCTGGGCGAGGCCGCAGTAGCTGGGGGAGTAGCTCCGCCAGCGGCAACAGCACCTGGCAAGCATCCAGAGGCGGAGAAGCACGAGGCGGACTAAGACAAGGAATCCCACCACCCAGATCCTAGTTGTGGTCCCTAACTTATATATGAATCGATCCCTGGTGTTGTAACATAGCTGTCCCCTCCCGGAACTTCCGGAAGGCAAACAACCGGAATGCTCTTAACTTGAAATCCCTATTTAGGCGCCACACCTAAGAACTCCACATCAATCCCATTCTCAAATTAAGTTTATATCACTTTTTTTTCGCGAAGcctaattttaatattttaataactgAGTGTGCGTCGCATTCTGGACTGTATgctaaatatgcaaataaattaaatgtacgATTATATGTAAGTGGAAAGGTGTTTAAATTTTGCgttcaatttgcaatttaaatgggTATGCTTGAGTTATAACGATATTTACACTGACAAAAAGATGGAAAACATTGGtaacttaaattaaataaattattgctTCAATGtacattattataaatatcaacatttaaTTACAAAGATAAGCCCTTAACCCCTATTGGGCGTCTTAGCTTACGAACAAAGGGGTTTATTAACACTTATTGGGCGCCTGTGGCACAGAACCACCGCTAGGTGGCGCCAGTTAATAGCAGCCTTGAAAACGCAAatcaaagacaaacaaaaaaaagggggcagCGCCAAagccacccacacacatacagctgcAGCCAGCCAAACTTGCACACACAGAAACGAGCAAGAgtaacacacatacacacgcacgcacCGAGATTAACACACGTAAACAAAGCAAATGACGTTTGGTTTCGATTTTTGGAGTCAACTGTACCATCGCCACCTATCCCGCCCGCTCGTACACACTATTCCCGTCTCGCTTTCGCAGAAAATACAATTCGTTGgtgttgggtttttttggtttcttctATAGAAAAAAccgtttattttttattttcttttttttttttgctgatgTTTCCAGTtatttttgctgttgctgtcactgatttgttgttgtaaattgtttttgtgttttgtgggggattcgttttttgttttctgttttcataTTGGTTCTTGTAAGCTACGACGATACGAATAGACACATATTTAGTCCGATTTGTTTAAATGTTCAATGTGAAACTAGTTATCGACACCAATTTACagctatatgtatatttatatatatatatatgcatgtttTATGGGCGTTTACAATTGATTATTTTGCATGTGTTTCAAACTACATATAAATATTGGGAAATATTCAATGCTCTGCTCGgcgcttttgcttttattttgtattgttaTGTGATTTCTGTCTTGGTTATTTTTATTCGATGCTCTTCCAAATCTATAGATGTGTAAGTTAATCTGATTGCTGAATCATCTTTATATCTTTTTTTCATCTCCCGAAGAAGAATCATCTTCTATCGTCCGCCTAAACGTATAAAATGCATGTAAATCTAAAATCTTATTTAATCAACTAACTCTGTCACGCCCATCCCTTCgttatgtgtatatatatatatataacttctatatatatatatatataatgctCTGATTATGATTTGCAGTAACGAAAAGTGAACAGAAGAAAGAGTATTAATATCTAGTTCTTTTCCTTCCGCATaggtttatatttatatttatatatatatatatatttatatatatatgtatttatgtatatatatgcatatacgtAAGTGTAAAGTTAAGTGTACTCGATTCGGTCTTCGGTGTTATATATGGATATTATCTTCATAAAAGCCGCGTGCCGTCAGTGGCATCGCCAGACGGCCATGCCCTCGCCGCCCATCCAGAGATCCGGGAATCACCGCCAGGCGGTCCGCAACCGTCTGTCCGCCTTGCCACGTCCAGCCGACGTTAGATTGGCCCCGATCTCCAGGCTCCGCACATCCCGGCAGCCAGATGGTGAACCTCTCCTCGATCGAAGCGATAAAGGCGAGGCAGGCGCCTTAAAGATCACGGATTACCTGGAAACCGAAGCCCGCCAGCTGGACAGTTGTTGGAGTGGTTGGTGGCGGATGTTGCAGGCGGACAGGCGACAACGGCCGCCCGGTGGTATTCCCTCCTTCCAAAACGAAGAGGTGGACCCGGATTTGGAGAAGAAGGAGCACGGCGCAACGTACACGGTGACACCGACGACGCACAGGCgagaaaaaaaacttaaaaactaattgataatagtaataataagagttataaaataatttttaagcaTTACAGTAATGTtgtgtgttgttttgtgtgtggTGTTTTTCTTATCGACAACGTCATGCTGACGATTCGATTGAACAACAAAAGGATGATAAATGTATACATGTAAATATGAATGATAGATTGGATCAATGTGTCGCTGGTATAGCTCCTTGGCGTGCACCTCTCCTACAACGGTACGTGAATGGTCTACTGTTCGGGAATGGACGACAGTGATCGAATCTGGCGTTCCTGCTGATCCACCTTAAGCACGCTCGCCACGGATGCGGCGCGCCAACTGGATGTCCTTAGGCATGATTGTCACGCGCTTGGCGTGGATAGCGCACAAGTTGGTGTCCTCGAAGAGACCCACCAGGTACGCCTCAGATGCTTCCTGTAAGTCAAGAGAAATTCATATGAGTTGGATAACCAAGTTCCTTTTAGATATTAGTAGCCCCCCCTTCATAATCCCATGAATCCTGTCATTTTTAGTTAAGTTAAGCCACTCTGATTCTTTGGAGCATAATTCTCACCTGCAAGGCACCGATGGCAGCCGACTGGAAACGCAGATCGGTCTTGAAATCCTGAGCGATTTCACGAACCAGACGCTGGAAGGGCAGCTTGCGGATGAGCAACTCGGTCGACTTCTGGTAACGACGGATCTCACGAAGAGCCACAGTTCCGGGACGATAACGATGGGGCTTCTTCACTCCGCCGGTGGATGGCGCCGATTTACGGGCAGCCTTGGTGGCTAGCTGCTTACGAGGAGCCTTTCCTCCGGTCGACTTACGGGCAGTCTGCTTAGTACGAGCCATGTTTtcttagcttttttttttaaactgcAATTAAGAGAAtggg
The DNA window shown above is from Drosophila melanogaster chromosome X and carries:
- the His3.3B gene encoding histone H3.3B, isoform E, producing MARTKQTARKSTGGKAPRKQLATKAARKSAPSTGGVKKPHRYRPGTVALREIRRYQKSTELLIRKLPFQRLVREIAQDFKTDLRFQSAAIGALQEASEAYLVGLFEDTNLCAIHAKRVTIMPKDIQLARRIRGERA
- the Bap111 gene encoding brahma associated protein 111kD encodes the protein MALPSNYKQIAVGGQGSATPLQGGGGGSGGGSRSRSSGGGGGGDRNKDQTPIFTHSNYGNPAFTPQKVTKSSSSKNQNESRLPKPPKPPEKPILPYMRYSKRVWDSVKAKHPELKLWELGKKIGAMWKLLPEDEKTEFIDEYEAEKLEYEKSLKAYHQTPAYQAYMSAKSKVKTDVDMHETPSRGGGSKSQHERRIDIQPAEDEDDQDEGYTTKHLAYARYLHNHRLINEIFSEAVVPDVRSVVTTTRMQVLKRQVSSLTMHQTKLEAELQQMEEKFEAKKQRMVESSEAFQEELKRHCKPAVDEETFQKMVLRMYEDIKRDRQRLDEPNANANSAANPAAAAATAAAAPVTRSEEAVKPPTQPGQPAATPAGQEPASAVPAPAAPPKETPPAVKPATLNPTPSSTPTPAPAVHVHETASKTDPEPMDIEPPPKPSVPPPPIKPEKLEMAAALPPQSTLVEPPKTEPAKVVAQPGKVPTPVPTPTPPPEVAPAAGAATAATTTTTTTPTPPPVPQQVPLPQQQGGPAPPPGMPQMHPHPGHPPPGHSLMPPHMGPHQPPPGMPGLPPPPPHTGYANYGGPPHGPPPGPPGGPARPYYQPQYGGHPTPQPYYAPFSPYQQSYGPPPGSHYMSPRPPPPQHNGNPGHPYAPEHGSNPPPPQQQQQQQPPPGHLHEPSGGGPGAPGGGAGAAAAAAPGAGVYPTPGAGAGPGAPPGPAGGAPLGEAAVAGGVAPPAATAPGKHPEAEKHEAD